A region of Pseudarthrobacter sp. NIBRBAC000502770 DNA encodes the following proteins:
- the nadC gene encoding carboxylating nicotinate-nucleotide diphosphorylase, producing MTDPAVIDQAKPLRPALDLTLPPAPVRDILERAFAEDAPSGDITSQLLIPAGARATAVLNARVAGVLSGATVFRDAMQLVDPATQVDLLVADGETFDAGTHLARVTGTARSVLLAERVALNLVQRMSAIATKTAEFVRLAEGTRARITDTRKTTPGLRILERFAVRCGGGANHRYSLSDAVLAKDNHLAVMTGGDPAKLTALLLAAKAQLGHTTHFEVEVDRMDQIEPVLAAGVDTIMLDNFSIDELKAGVALVAGRARVEASGNVNSGTVAAIAATGVDVISVGALTHSVAALDLGLDVELAAR from the coding sequence ATGACTGACCCCGCCGTGATCGACCAGGCAAAGCCCCTGCGCCCCGCGTTGGACCTGACCCTGCCGCCCGCCCCCGTCAGGGACATCCTGGAGCGGGCCTTCGCCGAGGACGCCCCTTCCGGCGACATCACCTCGCAGCTGCTCATCCCCGCCGGCGCCCGCGCCACCGCCGTCCTGAACGCCCGCGTGGCGGGCGTCCTGAGCGGAGCCACCGTCTTCCGCGACGCCATGCAGCTGGTGGACCCCGCTACGCAGGTGGATCTGCTGGTGGCGGATGGGGAAACGTTCGACGCCGGCACGCACCTCGCGCGGGTCACCGGCACCGCCCGCTCGGTGCTGCTGGCGGAACGCGTGGCGCTGAACCTGGTCCAGCGGATGTCCGCCATCGCCACGAAGACCGCCGAATTCGTGCGGCTCGCCGAAGGTACCCGGGCCCGCATCACGGATACGCGCAAGACCACCCCCGGCCTGCGCATCCTGGAACGGTTCGCAGTCCGATGCGGCGGCGGTGCAAACCACCGGTACAGCCTCTCCGATGCCGTGCTGGCCAAGGACAACCACCTCGCCGTGATGACAGGCGGGGACCCGGCCAAGCTCACGGCCCTCCTTCTGGCCGCCAAGGCGCAGCTGGGACACACCACCCACTTCGAAGTCGAAGTGGACCGCATGGACCAGATCGAACCCGTGCTGGCAGCCGGCGTGGACACCATCATGCTGGACAACTTCAGCATCGACGAACTCAAGGCCGGGGTGGCCCTCGTCGCCGGCCGGGCCCGGGTGGAGGCAAGCGGGAACGTGAACTCCGGAACGGTCGCGGCCATTGCGGCCACCGGTGTGGACGTCATCTCCGTGGGCGCACTCACCCACTCCGTGGCCGCGCTGGATCTGGGCCTTGACGTCGAACTGGCCGCCCGGTGA
- the nadA gene encoding quinolinate synthase NadA, with translation MSSVNTAIQLITREQAEKGAAAKGGTCSPALAKGPWDYDLAEALAGVPAYGPGASSADPAPASTPRQGQLPDEYKLASDAELGERIKAAKATLGGRAVILGHFYQRDEVIQYADFVGDSFQLANAALTRPEAEAIIFCGVHFMAETADILSTPEQAVILPNLAAGCSMADMADADSVEECWEQLEEIFGTEPDAGGRVPVIPVTYMNSSAALKAFCGEHGGIVCTSSNARTVLEWAFQRGQRVLFFPDQHLGRNTAKALGVSLDQMPMWNPRKDLGGNDQQALLDSRVILWHGFCSVHKRFSVAQIEKARADFPGVQVIVHPECPMEVVDAADSAGSTDFIKKAIAAATGPTTFAIGTEINMVNRLAAEYPQHTIFCLDPVICPCSTMYRIHPGYLAWVLEELVAGRVVNRITVDHNVQANARTALERMLAARP, from the coding sequence ATGAGCAGCGTCAACACGGCAATCCAGCTGATCACGCGCGAACAGGCCGAGAAGGGCGCCGCCGCTAAAGGCGGCACCTGCAGCCCGGCGCTGGCCAAGGGCCCGTGGGACTACGACCTGGCCGAGGCACTCGCCGGTGTTCCCGCCTACGGCCCGGGCGCCTCCAGCGCGGACCCCGCCCCGGCGTCCACCCCGCGCCAGGGCCAGCTGCCCGATGAGTACAAGCTGGCCAGTGACGCCGAACTCGGCGAACGGATCAAGGCGGCCAAGGCAACCCTGGGCGGCCGCGCCGTCATCCTCGGGCATTTCTACCAGCGCGACGAGGTCATCCAGTACGCAGACTTCGTCGGGGACTCCTTCCAGCTCGCGAACGCCGCGCTCACCAGGCCGGAAGCGGAAGCCATCATCTTCTGCGGCGTCCACTTCATGGCCGAAACCGCTGACATCCTTTCCACCCCGGAGCAGGCAGTCATCCTGCCGAACCTGGCCGCCGGATGCTCCATGGCCGACATGGCCGACGCGGATTCCGTGGAGGAGTGCTGGGAACAGCTCGAGGAGATCTTCGGCACCGAGCCTGACGCCGGGGGCCGGGTCCCGGTCATTCCCGTCACCTACATGAACTCCTCCGCAGCCCTGAAGGCGTTCTGCGGTGAACACGGCGGCATCGTCTGCACCTCCTCGAATGCCAGGACGGTCCTGGAGTGGGCGTTCCAGCGCGGCCAGCGGGTCCTGTTCTTCCCCGACCAGCACCTGGGACGCAACACGGCCAAGGCCCTGGGCGTGTCCCTGGACCAGATGCCCATGTGGAACCCGCGGAAGGACCTGGGCGGCAATGACCAGCAGGCGCTCCTGGACTCCCGCGTGATCCTCTGGCACGGGTTCTGCTCCGTCCACAAACGCTTCAGCGTGGCGCAGATCGAAAAGGCCCGGGCCGACTTCCCCGGCGTGCAGGTCATCGTGCACCCCGAATGCCCCATGGAGGTGGTGGATGCAGCGGATTCCGCCGGCTCCACCGACTTCATCAAGAAGGCCATCGCCGCCGCCACCGGGCCCACCACGTTCGCCATCGGTACGGAAATCAATATGGTCAACCGGCTTGCCGCCGAGTACCCGCAGCACACCATCTTCTGCCTGGACCCGGTGATCTGCCCCTGCTCCACCATGTACCGCATCCACCCCGGCTACCTCGCCTGGGTCCTGGAGGAACTGGTGGCCGGCCGCGTGGTCAACCGCATCACTGTGGACCACAACGTGCAGGCCAACGCCAGGACGGCGCTCGAGCGCATGCTCGCCGCGAGGCCGTAA
- the nadB gene encoding L-aspartate oxidase, translated as MARRLAVVGSGIAGLYAALLATDAGADVVLLTKGALDQSNTWYAQGGISAVLAEPAPGDTVDAHIADTLRAGAGHCNEAAVRLMCTEARRDIAGLQRYGVAFDGGQAGEGTAGATYDAGGPALGLEAAHSAPRILHAGGDATGARVAGALIQAVLSRRDAGKLTILTHTLVTALVARDGQVAGVRYLQDGRPAQLDADAVLLATGGAGQLFSQTTNPAVATADGLALAVRAGAAVADLEFFQFHPTCLVSSATAHPARLDGPLLISEAVRGEGAVLLDSGGRRFMQAYHPDAELAPRDVVSRSIALHLAKLGDPTGHVYLDARGLERARGKGFLHQRFPTLTRKTLDAGIDWTRELVPVAPAAHYWMGGVTTDLNARTSVPGLYAAGEVACTGVQGANRLASNSLLEGLVFGRRAVEDFLLGTPAWGSPDGATDGLDITRGSRLSSFGGDGGLDTAFSRDALRRLMTSHAGVLRSGELLAEAASTLDRWAAVVRPDLEGAADPVACEDRNLLLAAQLLVSAALNRTESLGAHYRSDEPVETAHLSSHRPKASLLHD; from the coding sequence ATGGCGCGCCGGCTGGCCGTCGTCGGAAGCGGCATCGCGGGCCTTTACGCTGCCCTGCTTGCCACCGATGCCGGCGCGGACGTGGTGCTGCTGACCAAAGGCGCGCTGGACCAGAGCAACACCTGGTACGCGCAGGGCGGCATCTCCGCCGTCCTCGCCGAACCTGCCCCGGGAGATACCGTTGACGCGCACATCGCCGACACCCTGCGTGCCGGGGCCGGGCACTGCAACGAGGCCGCGGTCCGGCTGATGTGCACGGAGGCGCGGCGGGACATCGCCGGCCTGCAGCGCTACGGCGTTGCCTTCGATGGGGGGCAGGCCGGGGAGGGAACGGCTGGGGCCACGTACGACGCCGGCGGCCCGGCCCTTGGGCTCGAAGCAGCCCACAGTGCCCCGCGGATCCTGCACGCAGGAGGAGACGCCACGGGTGCCCGCGTCGCCGGCGCGCTGATCCAGGCCGTCCTTTCCCGCAGGGACGCGGGAAAGCTCACCATCCTCACGCACACCCTGGTCACCGCCCTGGTGGCCCGGGACGGGCAGGTGGCCGGAGTCAGGTACCTCCAGGACGGCCGGCCAGCGCAGCTGGACGCGGATGCCGTCCTGCTCGCCACCGGGGGAGCAGGCCAACTGTTTTCCCAGACCACCAACCCCGCCGTTGCCACCGCCGACGGACTCGCGCTCGCCGTCCGCGCCGGAGCGGCAGTGGCAGACCTTGAGTTCTTCCAGTTCCACCCCACCTGCCTGGTCAGCTCCGCCACAGCACATCCGGCCCGGCTGGACGGACCACTGCTGATCTCCGAAGCCGTCCGCGGCGAAGGCGCCGTCCTGCTGGACTCCGGCGGACGCCGCTTCATGCAGGCCTACCATCCCGATGCCGAACTGGCGCCACGGGACGTGGTCTCCCGCAGCATCGCCCTCCACCTTGCCAAGCTGGGTGATCCCACCGGGCACGTCTACCTCGACGCCCGGGGCCTTGAGCGGGCCCGTGGCAAGGGTTTCCTTCACCAGAGGTTTCCCACCCTCACCCGCAAAACCCTCGACGCCGGCATCGACTGGACCCGCGAACTGGTCCCCGTTGCCCCGGCTGCGCACTACTGGATGGGCGGGGTAACCACGGACCTCAACGCCCGCACCAGCGTCCCCGGCCTCTACGCGGCCGGCGAGGTTGCGTGCACCGGTGTCCAAGGGGCTAACCGGCTGGCCAGCAATTCCCTCCTTGAGGGGCTCGTCTTCGGCCGCCGCGCTGTTGAAGACTTCCTCTTAGGTACTCCTGCTTGGGGCTCGCCTGACGGCGCGACGGACGGACTGGACATAACCCGCGGGAGTCGGCTGTCCAGCTTCGGTGGAGATGGGGGTCTGGATACTGCCTTCTCCCGGGACGCTCTTCGCCGCCTCATGACCTCGCACGCCGGGGTCCTGCGGTCCGGGGAATTGTTGGCTGAGGCTGCTTCCACTCTTGACCGGTGGGCCGCCGTCGTCCGTCCTGATCTGGAAGGCGCTGCTGACCCTGTTGCCTGCGAGGACCGGAACCTCCTGTTGGCCGCGCAGCTGCTGGTCAGCGCCGCCCTGAACCGGACCGAATCCCTGGGGGCGCATTACCGCAGCGATGAACCCGTCGAAACTGCCCACCTGTCTTCCCACCGCCCGAAAGCGAGCCTGCTCCATGACTGA
- a CDS encoding cysteine desulfurase family protein yields MIFLDAAATTPVRREVLDAMWPYLTGGFGNPSSHHTLGEAAAAALAQARRTVADVLGCRPGEVVFTSGGTEADNLAVKGVALARQAANPLLDRVVISAVEHPAVEESARYLERFHGFSVDVVPVDSTGRVTPEALAGALRPETALVSIMYANNEVGTIQPIAALADAARAHGIPFHTDAVQAAGWLPLDTRPLGVDAMSISGHKLGAPKGCGLLFVRSRTRLEPVIHGGGQERGRRSGTENVAGAVGLATALTLARDRQAGEQARVAALRDRFIAAVLAGVPDAVLTGHPSERLPSVASFCFPGTSGESVLLELERRGVVCSSGSACAAGSDAPSAVLTAMGVPAEVAQTAVRFSFDAAVTREDLDAAAAAVQAAVAGIRNLGAGQGR; encoded by the coding sequence ATGATCTTCCTTGACGCCGCCGCCACCACCCCGGTCCGCCGTGAAGTGCTGGACGCCATGTGGCCCTACCTCACCGGTGGCTTCGGCAACCCCTCCAGCCACCACACCCTCGGTGAAGCGGCGGCTGCGGCCCTGGCACAGGCGCGGAGGACGGTAGCAGACGTCCTTGGCTGCCGGCCCGGAGAAGTGGTGTTCACCTCCGGCGGAACCGAAGCGGACAACCTCGCCGTCAAAGGCGTAGCCTTGGCCCGGCAGGCCGCAAACCCGCTGCTGGACCGGGTGGTGATCAGCGCCGTCGAACACCCGGCAGTGGAGGAATCCGCCCGGTACCTGGAACGCTTCCACGGCTTCTCCGTTGACGTGGTGCCCGTGGATTCAACCGGGCGGGTGACGCCCGAAGCACTCGCCGGGGCGCTTCGCCCGGAAACGGCGCTGGTGAGCATCATGTACGCCAACAACGAGGTCGGCACCATCCAGCCCATCGCCGCTCTGGCCGACGCGGCCCGCGCCCACGGCATCCCTTTCCACACCGACGCCGTCCAGGCCGCCGGCTGGCTGCCGCTCGACACCCGCCCGCTGGGGGTGGATGCGATGAGCATCTCGGGGCACAAGCTGGGGGCGCCCAAGGGCTGCGGCCTGCTGTTTGTCCGGAGCCGTACGCGCCTGGAACCGGTCATCCATGGCGGCGGCCAGGAGCGGGGTCGCCGGTCCGGGACCGAAAACGTTGCCGGCGCGGTGGGGCTGGCCACCGCCCTTACGCTTGCCCGGGACCGCCAGGCAGGGGAGCAGGCAAGGGTTGCCGCGCTGCGGGACCGGTTCATTGCTGCCGTGCTGGCAGGAGTGCCGGACGCCGTCCTCACCGGGCACCCGTCCGAACGGCTGCCGTCAGTGGCCTCGTTTTGCTTCCCCGGAACCAGCGGCGAATCGGTGCTTTTGGAGCTCGAACGCCGCGGCGTGGTCTGCTCCAGCGGCTCGGCATGCGCCGCCGGCTCAGACGCGCCGTCGGCCGTGCTCACAGCCATGGGTGTTCCGGCCGAGGTGGCCCAGACGGCGGTCCGCTTCAGCTTCGACGCTGCCGTCACGCGGGAGGACCTCGACGCCGCCGCAGCTGCCGTCCAGGCGGCTGTCGCCGGCATCAGGAACCTGGGCGCCGGCCAGGGCCGGTAG
- a CDS encoding NUDIX domain-containing protein, with protein sequence MYYSSANVSERQAAPPSLAISTVIFALRPSESSGRPTLWLPLVRRIREPFKGLWALPGGPLRHDESLQSAAARNLQETTGLAPRYLEQLYAFGGLHRSPTQRVVSIVYWALVQPTEAALADESENVRWFRADRLGELAFDHNAIVDYALGRLRNKLAYGSVAYHLLGEYFTLAQVREVYEAVLDRQLDPANFRRQLKSTPEIEETGEYLQGGKHRPPRLYRYTGRPGLDPDNRSTP encoded by the coding sequence GTGTACTACAGTTCGGCGAACGTCTCCGAGCGCCAGGCGGCGCCGCCGTCGCTGGCCATTTCCACGGTGATCTTCGCACTCCGGCCCAGCGAGTCCTCAGGCCGGCCCACGTTGTGGCTTCCCCTGGTACGCCGCATCCGGGAGCCCTTTAAGGGACTGTGGGCCCTGCCCGGCGGACCCCTCCGCCACGACGAGTCGCTCCAAAGCGCCGCGGCCAGGAACCTGCAGGAGACCACCGGCCTCGCGCCCCGCTACCTGGAACAGCTGTATGCCTTCGGCGGCCTGCACCGCTCACCCACCCAGCGGGTGGTGTCGATCGTCTACTGGGCGCTGGTCCAGCCCACGGAAGCTGCGCTCGCCGACGAATCCGAAAACGTGAGGTGGTTCCGGGCCGACCGCCTGGGCGAGCTCGCCTTCGACCACAACGCAATCGTGGACTACGCCCTGGGACGCCTGCGGAACAAGCTGGCCTACGGCTCGGTGGCCTACCACCTGCTGGGCGAGTACTTCACGCTGGCCCAGGTCCGCGAAGTCTACGAAGCCGTCCTGGACCGGCAACTGGACCCGGCCAACTTCCGCCGGCAGCTCAAATCGACTCCGGAAATCGAAGAAACCGGGGAATACCTCCAGGGCGGCAAGCACCGCCCGCCACGCCTCTACCGCTACACCGGCCGGCCCGGCCTTGACCCAGACAACAGGAGCACACCATGA
- a CDS encoding IclR family transcriptional regulator, producing the protein MTPTAAAAPAGPAVQASPSQTLSRGIRALEIMAAAPGPMTIAELADAMGVHRSVAYRILRTLEDHSLLVRDDAGRVQPGPGLAVLARGVSRNLQSAALPELTQLANSLDMTAFIAVWDHHDCITLVTVEPRHSGATVAQHPGTRHPINAGAPGIAIQSALSEEEWDRLSTGTPYRPEAAEARRKGYSASHDEVIAGVSSLAAPIRVPGGRPAALAVVYIRSAHDPETVGAAIAESAARIERQLA; encoded by the coding sequence ATGACTCCCACCGCAGCCGCAGCCCCGGCAGGACCCGCGGTCCAGGCTTCGCCCTCCCAGACTCTCTCGCGCGGCATTCGCGCCCTTGAGATCATGGCAGCTGCGCCCGGTCCCATGACCATCGCGGAACTCGCCGACGCCATGGGCGTCCACCGTTCAGTGGCGTACCGGATCCTGCGAACTCTTGAAGACCATTCGCTGCTGGTGCGCGACGACGCCGGGCGGGTCCAGCCCGGGCCCGGCCTGGCCGTCCTGGCACGGGGAGTCTCACGCAACCTGCAGAGCGCCGCCTTGCCGGAGCTCACCCAGCTGGCAAACTCACTGGACATGACAGCGTTCATCGCGGTTTGGGACCACCACGACTGCATCACCCTCGTCACTGTCGAGCCCAGGCACTCGGGGGCAACCGTCGCGCAGCACCCCGGCACCCGCCACCCCATCAACGCCGGCGCACCCGGCATTGCCATCCAGTCCGCCCTTTCGGAGGAGGAGTGGGACAGGCTTTCGACAGGGACGCCCTACCGTCCGGAAGCAGCGGAGGCACGGCGGAAGGGCTACTCGGCCAGCCATGACGAAGTGATCGCCGGCGTCTCGTCGCTGGCAGCACCCATCCGCGTCCCCGGAGGGCGTCCGGCCGCACTGGCGGTGGTCTATATCCGGTCCGCCCATGATCCGGAAACCGTGGGCGCAGCCATCGCGGAGAGCGCGGCCAGGATCGAGCGCCAGCTGGCGTAA
- a CDS encoding MFS transporter, translated as MTTPSKVDTLAGPSTRREERKVLAGTLVGTTIEWYDFFIFAQLTATLLSPLFLAPLNESNPGLAQILSFALIGISFLFRPLGAVIAGHLGDRLGRKAMLVFTLVMMGAATALIGMLPTYAQIGAWAPVLLILLRVIQGFSAGGEWGGAALMAVEHAPVNRRGLFGAYPQIGVPVGMILATGLLFFLNTGMSKEDFAAWGWRVPFLLSIVLIVVGYLIRRAVAESPVFQEMAQRKKESKAPLGELVRNHKLPVLYSTLIFIGNNAAGYLLIAFFISYATKTLKMPTPQILLATTLASFGWLIFTLVGGWLSDRIGRVKTFLIGYAIVFAWMIPMFALIDTKDIMLYGVALFVLTIGLGLSYGPMSAMYAEMFPAEVRYSGISIGYAFGAILGGAFAATIAESLLQSTKWTGSIGIYIMVLCVISAVGVVLAKETKGRPLGVSSHH; from the coding sequence ATGACCACACCTTCCAAGGTGGATACACTCGCCGGTCCCAGCACCCGGCGTGAGGAACGCAAGGTCCTCGCCGGAACCCTCGTCGGCACCACCATCGAATGGTACGACTTCTTCATCTTTGCCCAGCTGACCGCAACGCTGCTGTCACCGCTGTTCCTGGCACCGCTGAACGAGTCCAACCCGGGCCTGGCGCAGATCCTTTCCTTTGCCCTCATTGGCATCAGCTTCCTGTTCCGCCCCCTCGGCGCAGTCATCGCCGGGCACCTGGGCGACCGCCTGGGGCGGAAGGCAATGCTGGTCTTCACCCTGGTGATGATGGGCGCGGCCACTGCACTCATCGGCATGCTGCCCACGTACGCGCAGATCGGTGCATGGGCCCCGGTACTGCTGATCCTGCTGCGGGTTATCCAGGGCTTCTCGGCCGGTGGTGAATGGGGCGGCGCTGCCCTGATGGCCGTCGAGCACGCACCGGTAAACCGCCGCGGACTCTTCGGCGCCTACCCGCAGATCGGCGTGCCCGTCGGCATGATCCTTGCCACCGGCCTGCTGTTCTTCCTCAACACCGGCATGTCCAAGGAAGACTTCGCGGCCTGGGGCTGGCGTGTGCCGTTCCTGCTGTCCATCGTCCTGATCGTGGTGGGCTACCTCATCCGCCGCGCCGTTGCCGAAAGCCCGGTGTTCCAGGAGATGGCCCAGCGGAAGAAGGAGAGCAAGGCGCCGCTGGGTGAGCTGGTCAGGAACCACAAGCTTCCGGTCCTGTACTCCACGCTGATCTTCATCGGAAACAATGCGGCAGGCTACCTGCTGATTGCGTTCTTCATCTCCTACGCCACCAAGACCCTGAAGATGCCCACGCCGCAGATCCTCCTGGCCACCACGCTGGCGTCCTTCGGCTGGCTGATCTTCACCCTGGTGGGCGGCTGGCTGTCCGACCGCATTGGCCGAGTCAAGACGTTCCTGATCGGCTACGCCATCGTCTTCGCCTGGATGATCCCGATGTTTGCCCTGATCGATACCAAGGACATCATGCTCTACGGCGTCGCCCTGTTCGTCCTGACGATCGGCCTGGGCCTGTCCTACGGACCCATGTCCGCCATGTACGCAGAGATGTTCCCGGCCGAAGTGCGGTACTCCGGCATCTCCATCGGGTACGCCTTCGGCGCCATCCTGGGTGGTGCCTTCGCAGCGACCATCGCCGAATCCCTGCTCCAGTCCACCAAATGGACCGGCTCGATCGGCATTTACATCATGGTCCTTTGCGTGATTTCCGCCGTCGGTGTGGTGCTGGCCAAGGAGACGAAGGGCCGCCCGCTCGGCGTCAGCAGCCACCACTGA
- a CDS encoding amino acid permease produces MTTKSGRTTSAAIPTNAAAGHSMKPRQLTMMGLGSAIGAGLFLGSGAGVQAAGPAVLVSYLVAGTLIILVMWALGEMAAANPASGAFSVYAERALGRTAGATIGWLWWLQLVVVIAAEALGAAGLLFSVWPVVPVWALTLLFMVVFTGINLAGVRNFGEFEFWFAILKVAVIVLFLAVGAALLLGLLPGVESPGAANLTGNFAPQGLGGVAAALFVVIFAFGGTEIVSVAAAETEDPQRSVGKAIRTVVWRILVFYIGSVFVIAAVLPATSKGLASPFAGVLDAARIPGASTAITLVAVVALLSALNANLYGASRMVYSLSQRGEAPRVLTRLNSAGVPLLAVAVSVAFGFIATVLELLFPERILPALFQLVGSTCLVVWGSALVSQLILRRQADRDGTPLPLRMKGFPGLTITGLVLLGLIFAVGFSAEDSRVQLFSTFALIAGIALACAAGARLAGRNRLANR; encoded by the coding sequence ATGACGACGAAGTCTGGCCGGACCACGTCCGCCGCCATCCCCACGAACGCCGCAGCCGGCCACAGCATGAAGCCGCGCCAGCTCACCATGATGGGGTTGGGCAGCGCCATCGGCGCAGGGCTGTTCTTGGGGTCCGGCGCCGGTGTCCAGGCAGCTGGACCTGCGGTACTCGTCTCGTATCTCGTAGCCGGAACACTGATCATCCTGGTGATGTGGGCCCTGGGCGAGATGGCCGCTGCCAACCCGGCCAGCGGCGCTTTCTCGGTATACGCCGAGCGGGCCCTGGGCCGGACGGCGGGGGCCACCATCGGATGGCTGTGGTGGCTGCAGCTGGTGGTGGTCATTGCCGCTGAGGCCCTGGGCGCCGCGGGACTGCTGTTCTCCGTCTGGCCCGTGGTGCCGGTCTGGGCGCTGACACTGCTTTTCATGGTGGTCTTTACCGGCATCAATCTGGCCGGCGTCCGCAATTTCGGTGAGTTCGAGTTCTGGTTCGCCATCCTCAAAGTTGCCGTCATCGTCCTGTTCCTGGCCGTCGGCGCCGCCCTGCTCCTGGGCCTGCTGCCCGGCGTCGAATCCCCCGGCGCGGCAAACCTCACGGGCAACTTTGCCCCGCAGGGCCTTGGTGGTGTCGCGGCAGCCCTGTTCGTGGTGATTTTCGCATTCGGCGGCACGGAAATCGTCTCGGTGGCAGCAGCTGAAACCGAGGACCCCCAACGCAGTGTCGGCAAAGCCATCCGGACCGTGGTGTGGCGCATCCTGGTGTTCTACATTGGCTCCGTTTTCGTCATTGCCGCCGTCCTGCCGGCCACGTCCAAAGGCCTCGCCTCGCCCTTCGCCGGCGTACTGGACGCTGCCAGGATCCCCGGCGCCTCGACCGCCATCACCCTCGTGGCCGTCGTCGCACTCCTCTCGGCGCTGAACGCGAACCTCTACGGCGCATCGCGCATGGTGTATTCGCTCTCGCAACGGGGGGAGGCGCCCCGGGTCCTCACCCGGCTCAACAGTGCCGGCGTGCCGCTGCTCGCCGTTGCCGTCTCGGTGGCGTTCGGCTTCATCGCCACCGTCCTGGAGCTCCTGTTCCCGGAACGGATCCTGCCTGCCCTCTTCCAGCTGGTGGGATCCACGTGCCTGGTGGTGTGGGGCAGCGCGCTGGTCTCCCAGCTGATCCTGCGCCGGCAGGCGGACCGCGACGGCACACCGCTTCCCCTGCGGATGAAGGGCTTCCCCGGCCTGACCATCACGGGCCTGGTCCTGCTGGGACTCATTTTCGCCGTCGGCTTCAGCGCCGAGGACAGCCGCGTCCAGCTCTTCAGCACCTTCGCCCTGATCGCCGGCATCGCGCTGGCCTGTGCCGCCGGGGCCCGTTTGGCCGGCCGTAACCGGTTGGCCAACAGGTAG
- a CDS encoding alpha/beta fold hydrolase: MSGRHTGQQQGHTVEGTDPQLYVAVHEPASDAGLRPVLLLHGFSSSSKLNWEDTGWVSALLEAGRRIITVDLPGHGRSGAPEDRDSYSPSKIRADLLQAVFDAGARPLHDGDPSSGLDVVGYSLGSRLAWEFAATQPELVHRLVLGGPNDSDPLAAFDLRAAQDYLADGTPISDESTAQLLKMALLLPSNNIFALLSLVEAIKAEPYDPAEAVPHVPMLLVVGDKDERAHTLPRLAELARSAGSMAEQLVLPGRNHTNAITSRAFKQAAISFLAV, from the coding sequence ATGAGCGGCAGGCACACCGGACAGCAGCAGGGGCATACCGTTGAAGGGACCGACCCGCAGCTGTACGTCGCGGTCCATGAACCCGCCTCCGACGCCGGGCTGCGGCCGGTCCTGCTGCTCCACGGCTTTTCCTCATCCTCCAAGCTCAACTGGGAGGACACCGGCTGGGTGTCGGCCCTGCTTGAGGCCGGTCGCAGGATCATCACCGTCGACCTGCCGGGCCACGGCCGCAGCGGCGCGCCGGAGGACCGCGATTCGTACTCCCCCAGCAAAATCAGGGCGGACCTGCTGCAGGCAGTTTTCGACGCCGGCGCGCGCCCCCTGCATGACGGTGATCCTTCCAGCGGGCTGGACGTGGTGGGTTATTCGCTGGGCTCCCGGCTCGCCTGGGAATTCGCCGCAACCCAGCCCGAGCTGGTGCACCGGCTGGTGCTTGGCGGACCCAACGATTCGGATCCGCTCGCCGCGTTCGACCTCCGGGCCGCCCAGGACTACCTGGCAGACGGAACGCCCATCAGTGACGAGTCCACTGCCCAGCTGCTCAAAATGGCCCTGCTCCTGCCGAGCAACAACATCTTCGCGCTGCTGTCACTGGTGGAGGCCATCAAGGCTGAACCGTACGACCCCGCCGAAGCAGTCCCCCATGTTCCGATGCTGCTGGTGGTCGGCGACAAGGACGAGCGGGCCCACACCCTGCCCAGGCTTGCCGAACTGGCCCGCAGCGCCGGGTCCATGGCGGAGCAACTGGTCCTGCCCGGCCGGAACCATACCAATGCCATTACCAGCCGGGCATTCAAGCAGGCCGCCATTTCGTTCCTGGCGGTCTAG